A single window of Anopheles moucheti chromosome 2, idAnoMoucSN_F20_07, whole genome shotgun sequence DNA harbors:
- the LOC128299676 gene encoding ATP-dependent DNA helicase DDX11 isoform X1, with translation MAFFKPKKQLYPPDDGSGFAFPFLPYDIQLDFMQTLFTVLHAGGIGIFESPTGTGKSLSLTCGTLTWLKDYERLVGEELRETIERLRNEITQLEKENESSSDWISGQYNAMGQRKQMDALNLFKQSIAEYDKRLVQMKDKGVLHKMRWEKLRAKDGTLKEESLQQDVTIDEDEFLIPDESDDDSDEDRDASRQKEDEEENRYRPVQVIFCSRTHSQLSQVVNEVKETEHAKNLRLISLASRQNLCINAEVRKLKTSTLMNERCLELLKTGGRNKTNSSDDDGHGVKKRRKLAQSCPYYNQRAIEGLKNGILHEVPDIEDLVKEGKRENACPYYASRAAIPDSQMLMVPYQLILHRRTRQQSGIDMRNSILIIDEAHNLLDTIAAIHSQELKQEQLRQAKMYLSAYKARYFSRFSTKNLLRINQLIFIATRLDKVISPVGKISTARPSRMIDAQELLLEADIFNLNLTDILSFCERSRIAQKVHGFAQSSPRELLEQDVSPFRGKVGSTSQGSTSALKSLIKNLEEDNKSNAHTKKAGRSATKQSKAEPVAVVDQENDHQIQTKPLITNAIRPLINFLHCMMEDGSGDSRVLLSYDDKDPSQAAMKYLLLNPGARFDEIVQSCRSVVLAGGTMQPTDELTEQVFRHCRERVTIKSYPHVVPKDAVLPIAISHGPTGKEFMFNFANKQNIEMLDELQSTLLNVCQVVPNGVVVFFSSYDFLDLFYRKLEESGNRTRLEERKKVFREPKTSGQVERILADYGRAARSATGAILFSVVGGKLSEGLNFSDELGRCVVVVGLPYPNRTSPELIERMRYLDRSLPSSGGVGSSAGNEYYENLCMKAVNQCIGRAARHIRDYAAVILLDTRYCMGDRIRRKLPGWIVERMNCADRYGQAHGKLVKFFRQHKAKPPMWYV, from the exons ATGGCCTTTTTTAAGCCGAAAAAACAACTCTATCCTCCAGATGATGGATCGGGATTTGCGTTCCCTTTTTTGCCGTATGATATTCAGTTGGATTTCATGCAAACGCTCTTTACAGTACTGCACGCTGGAGGCATTGGCATCTTCGAAAGTCCTACCGGCACAGGTAAATCTTTGAGTTTAACCTGTGGCACATTAACATGGTTAAAGGATTATGAACGACTGGTTGGGGAAGAGCTTCGCGAAACGATTGAAAGGCTGCGCAACGAAATCACCCAactggaaaaagaaaacgagagCTCTAGTGATTGGATCTCGGGACAGTACAATGCGATGGGCCAACGTAAACAAATGGACGCGTTGAATCTGTTTAAGCAATCCATCGCAGAATATGACAAACGTCTGGTACAGATGAAGGATAAAGGTGTTTTACACAAGATGCGATGGGAGAAGCTTCGAGCAAAGGATGGCACACTGAAGGAAGAGTCCCTGCAGCAGGACGTTACAATCGATGAGGATGAGTTTCTGATTCCGGACGAAAGTGACGATGATAGTGACGAAGATCGTGATGCCAGTCGGCAGAAGGAAGATGAAGAGGAGAACCGATACCGTCCAGTGCAGGTGATATTTTGCAGTCGTACACATTCCCAGTTGTCTCAAGTAGTTAACGAAGTGAAAGAAACGGAACACGCAAAGAATCTTCGTCTCATATCACTTGCATCGCGTCAAAATCTTTGCATCAATGCGGAGGTACGAAAACTTAAAACCAGTACGCTTATGAACGAACGATGCTTGGAGTTGCTGAAAACAGGAGGAAGGAACAAAACGAACTCCAGCGACGATGATGGACATGGCGTGAAGAAGCGGAGGAAACTCGCGCAATCATGCCCTTACTACAACCAGCGTGCAATAGAAGGATTGAAAAATGGCATCCTACACGAAGTGCCGGATATCGAAGATCTTGTGAAGGAGGGAAAACGGGAAAATGCCTGTCCTTATTATGCCTCTCGTGCAGCTATTCCCGACTCACAAATGCTGATGGTTCCATACCAGCTGATCCTACACCGACGCACACGACAACAATCCGGTATAGATATGCGTAATTCAATCCTCATCATTGACGAAGCACACAATCTGCTGGACACGATTGCAGCCATACACAGTCAGGAACTGAAACAGGAACAATTGCGCCAGGCGAAGATGTATCTATCCGCTTATAAGGCACGCTATTTTTCTCGATTTTCGACCAAAAACCTGTTGCGGATTAATCAGCTCATCTTCATCGCTACCCGTTTGGATAAAGTGATATCCCCTGTTGGTAAAATCAGCACCGCCCGACCGTCACGAATGATCGATGCTCAAGAGTTGTTACTTGAGGCGGACATATTTAATTTGAATCTCACCGATATACTTTCATTCTGCGAACGTTCACGCATTGCGCAGAAGGTGCACGGATTTGCTCAGAGTTCACCACGTGAATTATTGGAACAGGATGTATCGCCCTTCCGAGGGAAGGTTGGCAGCACTTCGCAAGGGTCGACGAGTGCATTAAAATCGTTGATAAAGAATCTAGAAGAGGACAACAAAAGCAATGCGCATACGAAGAAGGCTGGCCGATCAGCAACGAAGCAGTCAAAAGCGGAGCCGGTTGCCGTGGTTGACCAAGAAAATGATCACCAAATACAAACGAAACCGTTGATAACAAATGCAATCCGACCGCTGATTAACTTTCTCCATTGTATGATGGAGGATGGAAGCGGTGATAGTCGAGTGTTGTTATCGTACGACGACAAGGACCCATCACAGGCAGCTATGAAGTATTTGCTGCTTAATCCGGGTGCACGATTTGACGAAATCGTCCAAAGTTGTCGTTCG GTCGTCCTTGCTGGAGGTACGATGCAACCCACGGATGAACTAACGGAACAGGTATTCCGTCATTGCCGGGAACGAGTCACCATCAAAAGCTATCCCCACGTGGTCCCAAAGGATGCGGTCCTTCCAATCGCCATTAGCCATGGACCGACTGGGAAAgagtttatgtttaatttcgccaacaaacaaaacatagaaATG CTAGACGAACTTCAGTCGACGCTACTGAACGTCTGCCAAGTGGTTCCGAATGGTGTAGTGGTATTTTTTAGCTCCTACGACTTCCTTGATCTGTTCTACCGAAAGCTGGAAGAGTCCGGTAACCGTACACGATTAGAGGAGCGTAAGAAAGTATTCCGTGAACCTAAAACGTCCGGTCAAGTAGAACGAATCTTGGCCGATTATGGACGCGCCGCCCGATCAGCCACCGGGGCCATATTATTCAGCGTTGTCGGTGGTAAACTAAGCGAAGGATTAAACTTCTCCGACGAACTCGGTCGGTGTGTAGTGGTGGTTGGTTTACCGTACCCGAATCGTACCAGCCCGGAGTTGATCGAACGGATGCGATACCTCGATCGAAGCTTGCCATCATCCGGTGGGGTCGGATCGTCGGCTGGTAATGAATATTACGAAAATCTTTGCATGAAAGCTGTTAACCAGTGCATAGGAAGAGCCGCCCGGCACATACGGGACTATGCGGCCGTGATTCTGCTCGACACGCGATACTGCATGGGTGACCGCATACGTCGGAAGTTGCCGGGGTGGATTGTGGAGCGAATGAATTGTGCCGACCGGTACGGTCAGGCGCATGGGAAGTtggtgaaatttttccgtcaacacaaagcaaaac
- the LOC128299676 gene encoding ATP-dependent DNA helicase DDX11 isoform X2 — translation MAFFKPKKQLYPPDDGSGFAFPFLPYDIQLDFMQTLFTVLHAGGIGIFESPTGTGKSLSLTCGTLTWLKDYERLVGEELRETIERLRNEITQLEKENESSSDWISGQYNAMGQRKQMDALNLFKQSIAEYDKRLVQMKDKGVLHKMRWEKLRAKDGTLKEESLQQDVTIDEDEFLIPDESDDDSDEDRDASRQKEDEEENRYRPVQVIFCSRTHSQLSQVVNEVKETEHAKNLRLISLASRQNLCINAEVRKLKTSTLMNERCLELLKTGGRNKTNSSDDDGHGVKKRRKLAQSCPYYNQRAIEGLKNGILHEVPDIEDLVKEGKRENACPYYASRAAIPDSQMLMVPYQLILHRRTRQQSGIDMRNSILIIDEAHNLLDTIAAIHSQELKQEQLRQAKMYLSAYKARYFSRFSTKNLLRINQLIFIATRLDKVISPVGKISTARPSRMIDAQELLLEADIFNLNLTDILSFCERSRIAQKVHGFAQSSPRELLEQDVSPFRGKVGSTSQGSTSALKSLIKNLEEDNKSNAHTKKAGRSATKQSKAEPVAVVDQENDHQIQTKPLITNAIRPLINFLHCMMEDGSGDSRVLLSYDDKDPSQAAMKYLLLNPGARFDEIVQSCRSVVLAGGTMQPTDELTEQVFRHCRERVTIKSYPHVVPKDAVLPIAISHGPTGKEFMFNFANKQNIEMLDELQSTLLNVCQVVPNGVVVFFSSYDFLDLFYRKLEESGNRTRLEERKKVFREPKTSGQVERILADYGRAARSATGAILFSVVGGKLSEGLNFSDELGRCVVVVGLPYPNRTSPELIERMRYLDRSLPSSGGVGSSAGNEYYENLCMKAVNQCIGRAARHIRDYAAVILLDTRYCMGDRIRRKLPGWIVERMNCADRYGQAHGKLVKFFRQHKAKLLG, via the exons ATGGCCTTTTTTAAGCCGAAAAAACAACTCTATCCTCCAGATGATGGATCGGGATTTGCGTTCCCTTTTTTGCCGTATGATATTCAGTTGGATTTCATGCAAACGCTCTTTACAGTACTGCACGCTGGAGGCATTGGCATCTTCGAAAGTCCTACCGGCACAGGTAAATCTTTGAGTTTAACCTGTGGCACATTAACATGGTTAAAGGATTATGAACGACTGGTTGGGGAAGAGCTTCGCGAAACGATTGAAAGGCTGCGCAACGAAATCACCCAactggaaaaagaaaacgagagCTCTAGTGATTGGATCTCGGGACAGTACAATGCGATGGGCCAACGTAAACAAATGGACGCGTTGAATCTGTTTAAGCAATCCATCGCAGAATATGACAAACGTCTGGTACAGATGAAGGATAAAGGTGTTTTACACAAGATGCGATGGGAGAAGCTTCGAGCAAAGGATGGCACACTGAAGGAAGAGTCCCTGCAGCAGGACGTTACAATCGATGAGGATGAGTTTCTGATTCCGGACGAAAGTGACGATGATAGTGACGAAGATCGTGATGCCAGTCGGCAGAAGGAAGATGAAGAGGAGAACCGATACCGTCCAGTGCAGGTGATATTTTGCAGTCGTACACATTCCCAGTTGTCTCAAGTAGTTAACGAAGTGAAAGAAACGGAACACGCAAAGAATCTTCGTCTCATATCACTTGCATCGCGTCAAAATCTTTGCATCAATGCGGAGGTACGAAAACTTAAAACCAGTACGCTTATGAACGAACGATGCTTGGAGTTGCTGAAAACAGGAGGAAGGAACAAAACGAACTCCAGCGACGATGATGGACATGGCGTGAAGAAGCGGAGGAAACTCGCGCAATCATGCCCTTACTACAACCAGCGTGCAATAGAAGGATTGAAAAATGGCATCCTACACGAAGTGCCGGATATCGAAGATCTTGTGAAGGAGGGAAAACGGGAAAATGCCTGTCCTTATTATGCCTCTCGTGCAGCTATTCCCGACTCACAAATGCTGATGGTTCCATACCAGCTGATCCTACACCGACGCACACGACAACAATCCGGTATAGATATGCGTAATTCAATCCTCATCATTGACGAAGCACACAATCTGCTGGACACGATTGCAGCCATACACAGTCAGGAACTGAAACAGGAACAATTGCGCCAGGCGAAGATGTATCTATCCGCTTATAAGGCACGCTATTTTTCTCGATTTTCGACCAAAAACCTGTTGCGGATTAATCAGCTCATCTTCATCGCTACCCGTTTGGATAAAGTGATATCCCCTGTTGGTAAAATCAGCACCGCCCGACCGTCACGAATGATCGATGCTCAAGAGTTGTTACTTGAGGCGGACATATTTAATTTGAATCTCACCGATATACTTTCATTCTGCGAACGTTCACGCATTGCGCAGAAGGTGCACGGATTTGCTCAGAGTTCACCACGTGAATTATTGGAACAGGATGTATCGCCCTTCCGAGGGAAGGTTGGCAGCACTTCGCAAGGGTCGACGAGTGCATTAAAATCGTTGATAAAGAATCTAGAAGAGGACAACAAAAGCAATGCGCATACGAAGAAGGCTGGCCGATCAGCAACGAAGCAGTCAAAAGCGGAGCCGGTTGCCGTGGTTGACCAAGAAAATGATCACCAAATACAAACGAAACCGTTGATAACAAATGCAATCCGACCGCTGATTAACTTTCTCCATTGTATGATGGAGGATGGAAGCGGTGATAGTCGAGTGTTGTTATCGTACGACGACAAGGACCCATCACAGGCAGCTATGAAGTATTTGCTGCTTAATCCGGGTGCACGATTTGACGAAATCGTCCAAAGTTGTCGTTCG GTCGTCCTTGCTGGAGGTACGATGCAACCCACGGATGAACTAACGGAACAGGTATTCCGTCATTGCCGGGAACGAGTCACCATCAAAAGCTATCCCCACGTGGTCCCAAAGGATGCGGTCCTTCCAATCGCCATTAGCCATGGACCGACTGGGAAAgagtttatgtttaatttcgccaacaaacaaaacatagaaATG CTAGACGAACTTCAGTCGACGCTACTGAACGTCTGCCAAGTGGTTCCGAATGGTGTAGTGGTATTTTTTAGCTCCTACGACTTCCTTGATCTGTTCTACCGAAAGCTGGAAGAGTCCGGTAACCGTACACGATTAGAGGAGCGTAAGAAAGTATTCCGTGAACCTAAAACGTCCGGTCAAGTAGAACGAATCTTGGCCGATTATGGACGCGCCGCCCGATCAGCCACCGGGGCCATATTATTCAGCGTTGTCGGTGGTAAACTAAGCGAAGGATTAAACTTCTCCGACGAACTCGGTCGGTGTGTAGTGGTGGTTGGTTTACCGTACCCGAATCGTACCAGCCCGGAGTTGATCGAACGGATGCGATACCTCGATCGAAGCTTGCCATCATCCGGTGGGGTCGGATCGTCGGCTGGTAATGAATATTACGAAAATCTTTGCATGAAAGCTGTTAACCAGTGCATAGGAAGAGCCGCCCGGCACATACGGGACTATGCGGCCGTGATTCTGCTCGACACGCGATACTGCATGGGTGACCGCATACGTCGGAAGTTGCCGGGGTGGATTGTGGAGCGAATGAATTGTGCCGACCGGTACGGTCAGGCGCATGGGAAGTtggtgaaatttttccgtcaacacaaagcaaaac